Genomic segment of Halostella limicola:
GTCGGGCGCGTCGAAGCGGACGGCGAGCGGCGTCGTCCCGCGCTCGGCGACGTGCTCGCGCACCGCAGCGGCCGACAGCGGCTCCGGCGAGTCGGGAAAGAACAGGTCGGGCCGCGGGTCGTCGAGCAGTTCGCGAGCGTAGTGCTGGACGCGGGCGACGTTGTCGGGCGACAGCACGGCGGCGACGTTGCGCTCGGGGTCGGTCGGGTCGATGACGACCAGCGGGTCGTCGAACGTCGCCGCGCCGTGGTCCTCGGGGTCGAGGCGGACCGGCGGGTGCCAGTCGGCGGCGGCCTCGAGGAGCGCGCGGAAGCCGCCGTACTCCAGCACGAGGAGTTCGGTGAGGTAGCCGCTGAACCCGCGCGTCCGGAGGTCGCTCCCGTACGCGCCGATCCCTTTGAGGAACTGCTTGGCGAGGCGCACGTCGGCGGCGCTCTCGTCGTCCAGCCGCTCGCGGAGGTACTGCGTGTGAAACGGGGTCCGGTCGACGGCCGACTGGATCCGCGTCGCGTCGGCCACGTCGTAGCAGGGGACGAGGTCGACGTCGAACCCCTCGTACTCGCCGGTGACGTACGGGTGCTCGGCGTACTCCTCGCGGCCCTCCGGGAGCACCGCGTCGCCGACGCGGAGGCCGTACTCCTCCAGCGTCTCCCGGTCGAGGTCGGCAGGGAACCGGACGAACACGTCGATGTCGCGGTCGCCGCTGACCCAGGTCCCCCGCGCCGTGCTGCCGACCAGCAGCGCGTCGGCGTCCACGTCCAGGTCGGCGACGGCGTCCTCGGCGCGTTCGATCAGGTCCTCGGCGGCCGCCGAGAGGCGCTCGCGCTCCTCCGGGTCCGGGTCTATCTCCTCGCTGACCGCCCGAACGGCGGCGTCGAACGCGTCGTCCGTCATTGCCGGTCGGTTCTCGCCGTCGCGCCGAAAGGGTGTCGGTGCCGCCGCCCTGCGGCGAAAACGAAAGCCCTATCAAATACCCCACCACTACAGATGAGTGACGCCAGTGCCGCCGTAGCTCAGTTGGTAGAGCACCTGGTTGTTACCCAGGTTGTCACAGGTTCGAGCCCTGTCGGCGGCGCTTTCCTTCCGACGCTCACCTCGGTAGACAGCCGTCCGCCGTCGCTTCAAAAGACTTGAAAAGCACCCCGTCCAATCCACTACCGAGGGCCCGTAGCTAAGTCTGGTAAAGCGCCCGGCTCATAACCGGGCGATTCCTTGGTTCGAATCCGAGCGGGCCCATACGAGTACCGCGCGCGACAGCGAAACGGTCAAGTGTTACGCCGCGAGGATTCTCACCCAGCAAGTCGCGCGCAGCGAGCGACGCGAGCGAGTACGCCTTGCTTCGGTTCGAATCCGAGCGGGCCCACTTCTGCGACGAACGGACGCGAGGAGCAAATCGCTCACGCCGCGAGGCTTCGAACGAGAGAACGCCGGAGGCGTTCGCGTTGTTCGAATCCGAGCGGACCCACGTCTGTGACGAGCGGATCCCCGCCGCGACCGACCGCGACGGACCACCGCCCTCACCCCGTCCTATCGCGACTCCAAGACTTATTACGACGACGGGCTTGGATCGAATAACTACCGGCCGGCGTCCCCGCACCGGCCGAGGAGCCGAGCAATGGCCGGATCACCCCCTGAGGACCGACAGGACGCGTCGAATAGCGCCGCGACCGACGACCGCGACCTCCGGACGGCGGCGCTCGCGATCTGCTGCGCGCTCGGGCTCGCCGTCGCCGGGACGGCGCTGCCGGCGCTCGCGGCGCCGCTTGCCGGCGGGAGCCTCGGTGAGGGGCTCTTCGACCCGTCCGGCGGCGCGCCGGGCGGGCAGGCCGGCGGGGGAGAGGGGCCCGGCGGCGGACTCGGCGCACTGAACCCCGGCGACCGGACGAGCGTCGGCGGGTCGCTCGGCGGGCAGGACGGCGGGTTGCGCAACCAGTCCGCGGCCACGCACTTCTACGTCGAGAGCGAGGAGCCGGCGTACTGGCGGACCGGCGCGTACGGCGTCTACACGGGCGACGGGTGGGAGTCCGGCGCGACGAGCGGACTCGGCCCGGGGCGGTACGACGGCGGTCGGCAGGTCGAACAGACCGTCGAACTCGAACGGCCGGCGACGGCGCTGCCGGCGGCCTGGCAGCCGTACGACGTCGAGGTCGACGCGGAGGTGCGGGCCGAGCGGCTCGGCCTCGCCGTGGAGGACCCGCTGCCGGCCGGAACCGAGTACACCGTCTCCAGCCACCGAAAGGACACGGATCCGTCGACGCTCCGGGCGGCCGGGGACAACTACCCGTCGGCCGTCGAGCGGTTCACGCGGCTGCCGGACTCGACGCCGGACCGGGTCGGGGAGTTCACCGACCGGCTGACGGCCGACGACGAGACGAACTACGACAGGGCGCGGACCATCGAGCGGTGGTTAGAGGAGAACCGCGGCTACTCGCTGAACGCCTCGCACGACCCGAGCGGCGACGTCGCCGACGAGTTCATCTTCGAGATGGAGCAGGGCTACTGCGAGTACTTCGCGACGGCGATGACGGTGATGCTCCGCTCGCAGGACGTCCCGGCGCGGTACGTCGTCGGCTACAGCCAGGGCGAGCCCGTCGGCGAGAACCGCTATCAGGTGCGGGGGATGAACGCCCACGCCTGGGTCGAGGTGTACTTCGAGGGCGTCGGCTGGGTGAAGTTCGATCCGACGCCGGCCGCGGACCGCCAGACCGCGGAGCAGCAGGCGCTCGAGGAGCAGACGAACGAGAGCGAGACGTACGCCCACGAGGTACAG
This window contains:
- the cca gene encoding CCA tRNA nucleotidyltransferase, with translation MTDDAFDAAVRAVSEEIDPDPEERERLSAAAEDLIERAEDAVADLDVDADALLVGSTARGTWVSGDRDIDVFVRFPADLDRETLEEYGLRVGDAVLPEGREEYAEHPYVTGEYEGFDVDLVPCYDVADATRIQSAVDRTPFHTQYLRERLDDESAADVRLAKQFLKGIGAYGSDLRTRGFSGYLTELLVLEYGGFRALLEAAADWHPPVRLDPEDHGAATFDDPLVVIDPTDPERNVAAVLSPDNVARVQHYARELLDDPRPDLFFPDSPEPLSAAAVREHVAERGTTPLAVRFDAPDVVEDQLYPQLRKSLSGVTEKLDRRGFDVLRAAAFADGDAVLFVELAVAELPTVERHDGPPVHVRGHATGFYEKYADTDDYGPFVDGDRYVVERDRAFTSAADLLSSDALFGVGLGAAVEETLRDGYEVLVGEAVGELAGEFGAELARYFSPRP